The following coding sequences lie in one Arabidopsis thaliana chromosome 3, partial sequence genomic window:
- the HRGP1 gene encoding hydroxyproline-rich glycoprotein (hydroxyproline-rich glycoprotein (HRGP1); FUNCTIONS IN: structural constituent of cell wall; INVOLVED IN: plant-type cell wall organization; LOCATED IN: endomembrane system; EXPRESSED IN: 24 plant structures; EXPRESSED DURING: 15 growth stages; CONTAINS InterPro DOMAIN/s: Extensin-like repeat (InterPro:IPR006706); BEST Arabidopsis thaliana protein match is: Proline-rich extensin-like family protein (TAIR:AT3G54580.1); Has 30201 Blast hits to 17322 proteins in 780 species: Archae - 12; Bacteria - 1396; Metazoa - 17338; Fungi - 3422; Plants - 5037; Viruses - 0; Other Eukaryotes - 2996 (source: NCBI BLink).), with protein MRSSSKMGPSAHLISALGVIIMATMVAAYEPETYASPPPLYSSPLPEVEYKTPPLPYVDSSPPPTYTPAPEVEYKSPPPPYVYSSPPPPTYSPSPKVDYKSPPPPYVYSSPPPPYYSPSPKVDYKSPPPPYVYNSPPPPYYSPSPKVDYKSPPPPYVYSSPPPPYYSPSPKVEYKSPPPPYVYSSPPPPYYSPSPKVDYKSPPPPYVYSSPPPPYYSPSPKVDYKSPPPPYVYSSPPPPYYSPSPKVDYKSPPPPYVYSSPPPPYYSPSPKVDYKSPPPPYVYSSPPPPYYSPSPKVDYKSPPPPYVYSSPPPPTYSPSPKVDYKSPPPPYVYSSPPPPYYSPSPKVEYKSPPPPYVYSSPPPPTYSPSPKVYYKSPPPPYVYSSPPPPYYSPSPKVYYKSPPPPYVYSSPPPPYYSPSPKVYYKSPPPPYVYSSPPPPYYSPSPKVYYKSPPPPYVYSSPPPPYYSPSPKVYYKSPPPPYVYSSPPPPYYSPSPKVHYKSPPPPYVYSSPPPPYYSPSPKVHYKSPPPPYVYNSPPPPYYSPSPKVYYKSPPPPYVYSSPPPPYYSPSPKVYYKSPPPPYVYSSPPPPYYSPSPKVYYKSPPPPYYSPSPKVYYKSPPHPHVCVCPPPPPCYSPSPKVVYKSPPPPYVYNSPPPPYYSPSPKVYYKSPPPPSYYSPSPKVEYKSPPPPSYSPSPKTEY; from the exons ATGAGATCTTCTTCTAAGATGGGGCCTTCAGCCCATCTCATTTCCGCTCTAGGAGTTATCATCATGGCAACAATGGTTGCTGCATATGAGCCAGAAACATATGCCTCTCCGCCACCGTTGTATTCTTCACCGCTTCCTGAAGTTGAATACAAGACTCCTCCACTACCATACGTCGACAGTTCCCCACCACCAACTTACACACCAGCTCCTGAAGTGgaatacaagtctccaccaccaccatatgtcTATAGTTCTCCACCCCCACCAACATACTCCCCATctccaaaggttgactacaaatctcctccaccaccatacgtctacagttctccaccaccaccatattaCTCGCCTTCTCCTAAGGTCGACTACaagtctcctccaccaccatacgtctacaactctccaccaccaccatattaCTCGCCTTCCCCTAAG GTTGACTACaagtctcctccaccaccatacgtatacagctccccaccaccaccatactattCTCCATCCCCTAAGGTTGAGTACaaatctcctcctccaccgtaCGTTTacagttctccaccaccaccatactactcaccATCCCCTAAAGTTGACTACaagtctcctccaccaccatacgtctacagttccccaccaccaccatactattCACCATCCCCTAAAGTAGACTACAAGTCTCCCCCACCACCATACGTttacagctccccaccaccaccatactactcaccATCCccaaaggttgactacaagtctcctccaccaccatacgtctacagctccccaccaccaccatactactcaccATCCccaaaggttgactacaagtctcctccaccaccatacgtctacagctccccaccaccaccatactactcaccATCCccaaaggttgactacaagtctcctccaccaccatacgttTACAgttccccaccaccaccaacctACTCTCCATCCccaaaggttgactacaagtctcctccaccaccatacgtctacagctccccaccaccaccatactactcaccATCCCCAAAGGTTGAGTAcaaatctcctccaccaccgtatgtctacagctccccaccaccaccaacctACTCTCCATCCCCTAAGGTGtactacaagtctccaccaccaccatacgtatacagttctccaccaccaccatactactcaccATCCCCTAAGGTGTACTACaagtccccaccaccaccttaCGTATacagttctccaccaccaccatactactcaccTTCTCCTAAGGTGTattacaagtctccaccaccaccgtacgtgtacagttctccaccaccaccatactactcaccTTCTCCTAAGGTGTattacaagtctccaccaccaccatacgtctacagttctccacctccaccatatTACTCACCTTCCCCTAAGGTGTACTACAaatccccaccaccaccatacgtctacagctctccacctccaccatatTACTCACCTTCCCCTAAGGTGCACTACAaatccccaccaccaccatacgtctacagctctccacctccaccatatTACTCACCTTCCCCTAAGGTGCACTACAaatccccaccaccaccatacgtctacaactctccaccaccaccatactattCACCATCTCCTAAGGTGTACtacaaatctccaccaccaccttaCGTCTACAGTTCTCCCCCACCACCGTACTACTCTCCTTCACCTAAAGTGtactacaagtctccaccaccaccatatgtctacagctctccaccaccaccatattaCTCCCCTTCCCCTAAGGTGtactacaagtctccaccaccaccttaTTACTCACCTTCCCCTAAGGTATACTACAAATCCCCACCACATCCTCATGTATGTGTTtgtccaccaccacctccatgTTATTCTCCATCCCCTAAGGTTGTGTACaagtctcctccaccaccatatgtCTACAattccccaccaccaccatactactcaccTTCTCCAAAAGTTTACTACaagtctcctccaccaccatcttATTATTCTCCCTCTCCAAAGGTTGAATACAAATCTCCACCTCCACCATCGTATTCACCTTCTCCAAAAACTGAGTACTAA
- the HRGP1 gene encoding hydroxyproline-rich glycoprotein, with amino-acid sequence MRSSSKMGPSAHLISALGVIIMATMVAAYEPETYASPPPLYSSPLPEVEYKTPPLPYVDSSPPPTYTPAPEVEYKSPPPPYVYSSPPPPTYSPSPKVDYKSPPPPYVYSSPPPPYYSPSPKVDYKSPPPPYVYNSPPPPYYSPSPKVDYKSPPPPYVYSSPPPPYYSPSPKVEYKSPPPPYVYSSPPPPYYSPSPKVDYKSPPPPYVYSSPPPPYYSPSPKVDYKSPPPPYVYSSPPPPYYSPSPKVDYKSPPPPYVYSSPPPPYYSPSPKVDYKSPPPPYVYSSPPPPYYSPSPKVDYKSPPPPYVYSSPPPPTYSPSPKVDYKSPPPPYVYSSPPPPYYSPSPKVEYKSPPPPYVYSSPPPPTYSPSPKVYYKSPPPPYVYSSPPPPYYSPSPKVYYKSPPPPYVYSSPPPPYYSPSPKVYYKSPPPPYVYSSPPPPYYSPSPKVYYKSPPPPYVYSSPPPPYYSPSPKVYYKSPPPPYVYSSPPPPYYSPSPKVHYKSPPPPYVYSSPPPPYYSPSPKVHYKSPPPPYVYNSPPPPYYSPSPKVYYKSPPPPYVYSSPPPPYYSPSPKVYYKSPPPPYYSPSPKVYYKSPPHPHVCVCPPPPPCYSPSPKVVYKSPPPPYVYNSPPPPYYSPSPKVYYKSPPPPSYYSPSPKVEYKSPPPPSYSPSPKTEY; translated from the exons ATGAGATCTTCTTCTAAGATGGGGCCTTCAGCCCATCTCATTTCCGCTCTAGGAGTTATCATCATGGCAACAATGGTTGCTGCATATGAGCCAGAAACATATGCCTCTCCGCCACCGTTGTATTCTTCACCGCTTCCTGAAGTTGAATACAAGACTCCTCCACTACCATACGTCGACAGTTCCCCACCACCAACTTACACACCAGCTCCTGAAGTGgaatacaagtctccaccaccaccatatgtcTATAGTTCTCCACCCCCACCAACATACTCCCCATctccaaaggttgactacaaatctcctccaccaccatacgtctacagttctccaccaccaccatattaCTCGCCTTCTCCTAAGGTCGACTACaagtctcctccaccaccatacgtctacaactctccaccaccaccatattaCTCGCCTTCCCCTAAG GTTGACTACaagtctcctccaccaccatacgtatacagctccccaccaccaccatactattCTCCATCCCCTAAGGTTGAGTACaaatctcctcctccaccgtaCGTTTacagttctccaccaccaccatactactcaccATCCCCTAAAGTTGACTACaagtctcctccaccaccatacgtctacagttccccaccaccaccatactattCACCATCCCCTAAAGTAGACTACAAGTCTCCCCCACCACCATACGTttacagctccccaccaccaccatactactcaccATCCccaaaggttgactacaagtctcctccaccaccatacgtctacagctccccaccaccaccatactactcaccATCCccaaaggttgactacaagtctcctccaccaccatacgtctacagctccccaccaccaccatactactcaccATCCccaaaggttgactacaagtctcctccaccaccatacgttTACAgttccccaccaccaccaacctACTCTCCATCCccaaaggttgactacaagtctcctccaccaccatacgtctacagctccccaccaccaccatactactcaccATCCCCAAAGGTTGAGTAcaaatctcctccaccaccgtatgtctacagctccccaccaccaccaacctACTCTCCATCCCCTAAGGTGtactacaagtctccaccaccaccatacgtatacagttctccaccaccaccatactactcaccATCCCCTAAGGTGTACTACaagtccccaccaccaccttaCGTATacagttctccaccaccaccatactactcaccTTCTCCTAAGGTGTattacaagtctccaccaccaccgtacgtgtacagttctccaccaccaccatactactcaccTTCTCCTAAGGTGTattacaagtctccaccaccaccatacgtctacagttctccacctccaccatatTACTCACCTTCCCCTAAGGTGTACTACAaatccccaccaccaccatacgtctacagctctccacctccaccatatTACTCACCTTCCCCTAAGGTGCACTACAaatccccaccaccaccatacgtctacagctctccacctccaccatatTACTCACCTTCCCCTAAGGTGCACTACAaatccccaccaccaccatacgtctacaactctccaccaccaccatactattCACCATCTCCTAAGGTGTACtacaaatctccaccaccaccttaCGTCTACAGTTCTCCCCCACCACCGTACTACTCTCCTTCACCTAAA GTGtactacaagtctccaccaccaccttaTTACTCACCTTCCCCTAAGGTATACTACAAATCCCCACCACATCCTCATGTATGTGTTtgtccaccaccacctccatgTTATTCTCCATCCCCTAAGGTTGTGTACaagtctcctccaccaccatatgtCTACAattccccaccaccaccatactactcaccTTCTCCAAAAGTTTACTACaagtctcctccaccaccatcttATTATTCTCCCTCTCCAAAGGTTGAATACAAATCTCCACCTCCACCATCGTATTCACCTTCTCCAAAAACTGAGTACTAA
- the HRGP1 gene encoding hydroxyproline-rich glycoprotein → MGPSAHLISALGVIIMATMVAAYEPETYASPPPLYSSPLPEVEYKTPPLPYVDSSPPPTYTPAPEVEYKSPPPPYVYSSPPPPTYSPSPKVDYKSPPPPYVYSSPPPPYYSPSPKVDYKSPPPPYVYNSPPPPYYSPSPKVDYKSPPPPYVYSSPPPPYYSPSPKVEYKSPPPPYVYSSPPPPYYSPSPKVDYKSPPPPYVYSSPPPPYYSPSPKVEYKSPPPPYVYSSPPPPYYSPSPKVDYKSPPPPYVYSSPPPPYYSPSPKVDYKSPPPPYVYSSPPPPYYSPSPKVDYKSPPPPYVYSSPPPPYYSPSPKVDYKSPPPPYVYSSPPPPYYSPSPKVDYKSPPPPYVYSSPPPPTYSPSPKVDYKSPPPPYVYSSPPPPYYSPSPKVEYKSPPPPYVYSSPPPPTYSPSPKVYYKSPPPPYVYSSPPPPYYSPSPKVYYKSPPPPYVYSSPPPPYYSPSPKVYYKSPPPPYVYSSPPPPYYSPSPKVYYKSPPPPYVYSSPPPPYYSPSPKVYYKSPPPPYVYSSPPPPYYSPSPKVHYKSPPPPYVYSSPPPPYYSPSPKVHYKSPPPPYVYNSPPPPYYSPSPKVYYKSPPPPYVYSSPPPPYYSPSPKVYYKSPPPPYVYSSPPPPYYSPSPKVYYKSPPPPYYSPSPKVYYKSPPHPHVCVCPPPPPCYSPSPKVVYKSPPPPYVYNSPPPPYYSPSPKVYYKSPPPPSYYSPSPKVEYKSPPPPSYSPSPKTEY, encoded by the coding sequence ATGGGGCCTTCAGCCCATCTCATTTCCGCTCTAGGAGTTATCATCATGGCAACAATGGTTGCTGCATATGAGCCAGAAACATATGCCTCTCCGCCACCGTTGTATTCTTCACCGCTTCCTGAAGTTGAATACAAGACTCCTCCACTACCATACGTCGACAGTTCCCCACCACCAACTTACACACCAGCTCCTGAAGTGgaatacaagtctccaccaccaccatatgtcTATAGTTCTCCACCCCCACCAACATACTCCCCATctccaaaggttgactacaaatctcctccaccaccatacgtctacagttctccaccaccaccatattaCTCGCCTTCTCCTAAGGTCGACTACaagtctcctccaccaccatacgtctacaactctccaccaccaccatattaCTCGCCTTCCCCTAAGGTCGACTACAAgtcacctccaccaccatacgtctacagctccccaccaccaccgtactACTCTCCATCTCCTAAGGTTGAGTACaaatctcctcctccaccgtaCGTCTacagttctccaccaccaccatactactcaccATCCCCTAAGGTTGACTACaagtctcctccaccaccatacgtatacagctccccaccaccaccatactattCTCCATCCCCTAAGGTTGAGTACaaatctcctcctccaccgtaCGTTTacagttctccaccaccaccatactactcaccATCCCCTAAAGTTGACTACaagtctcctccaccaccatacgtctacagttccccaccaccaccatactattCACCATCCCCTAAAGTAGACTACAAGTCTCCCCCACCACCATACGTttacagctccccaccaccaccatactactcaccATCCccaaaggttgactacaagtctcctccaccaccatacgtctacagctccccaccaccaccatactactcaccATCCccaaaggttgactacaagtctcctccaccaccatacgtctacagctccccaccaccaccatactactcaccATCCccaaaggttgactacaagtctcctccaccaccatacgttTACAgttccccaccaccaccaacctACTCTCCATCCccaaaggttgactacaagtctcctccaccaccatacgtctacagctccccaccaccaccatactactcaccATCCCCAAAGGTTGAGTAcaaatctcctccaccaccgtatgtctacagctccccaccaccaccaacctACTCTCCATCCCCTAAGGTGtactacaagtctccaccaccaccatacgtatacagttctccaccaccaccatactactcaccATCCCCTAAGGTGTACTACaagtccccaccaccaccttaCGTATacagttctccaccaccaccatactactcaccTTCTCCTAAGGTGTattacaagtctccaccaccaccgtacgtgtacagttctccaccaccaccatactactcaccTTCTCCTAAGGTGTattacaagtctccaccaccaccatacgtctacagttctccacctccaccatatTACTCACCTTCCCCTAAGGTGTACTACAaatccccaccaccaccatacgtctacagctctccacctccaccatatTACTCACCTTCCCCTAAGGTGCACTACAaatccccaccaccaccatacgtctacagctctccacctccaccatatTACTCACCTTCCCCTAAGGTGCACTACAaatccccaccaccaccatacgtctacaactctccaccaccaccatactattCACCATCTCCTAAGGTGTACtacaaatctccaccaccaccttaCGTCTACAGTTCTCCCCCACCACCGTACTACTCTCCTTCACCTAAAGTGtactacaagtctccaccaccaccatatgtctacagctctccaccaccaccatattaCTCCCCTTCCCCTAAGGTGtactacaagtctccaccaccaccttaTTACTCACCTTCCCCTAAGGTATACTACAAATCCCCACCACATCCTCATGTATGTGTTtgtccaccaccacctccatgTTATTCTCCATCCCCTAAGGTTGTGTACaagtctcctccaccaccatatgtCTACAattccccaccaccaccatactactcaccTTCTCCAAAAGTTTACTACaagtctcctccaccaccatcttATTATTCTCCCTCTCCAAAGGTTGAATACAAATCTCCACCTCCACCATCGTATTCACCTTCTCCAAAAACTGAGTACTAA
- the DJ1F gene encoding Class I glutamine amidotransferase-like superfamily protein (Class I glutamine amidotransferase-like superfamily protein; LOCATED IN: endomembrane system; CONTAINS InterPro DOMAIN/s: ThiJ/PfpI (InterPro:IPR002818); BEST Arabidopsis thaliana protein match is: Class I glutamine amidotransferase-like superfamily protein (TAIR:AT2G38860.2); Has 5251 Blast hits to 3173 proteins in 1205 species: Archae - 295; Bacteria - 4620; Metazoa - 9; Fungi - 11; Plants - 126; Viruses - 0; Other Eukaryotes - 190 (source: NCBI BLink).), producing the protein MGSMAQKSVLMLCGEFMEAYETIVPLYVLQAFGVSVHCVSPGRKTGDKCVMAAHDLLGLEIYTELVVDHLTLNANFDGVIPDQYDAIIIPGGRFTELLSADEKCVSLVARFAELKKLIFTSCHSQLFLAAAGLLTGGMKCTAFESMKPFIELSGGAWWQQPGVQTLFEITDCVKDGSFMSTMGWPTLGHSLKVLLESLGSKISSSKENHQTSLLFLIGDCVEDYSINVPFKAFQALGCKVDAVTPTKKRGEKCATIVHDLEDGRQLPTEKFGHNFYVTVAWDDVSVDDYDCIVVPGGRSPELLVMNPKAVELVRKFVEKGKFVAAIGMGNWLLAATGALKKKRCASSYGTKVAVKVAGGEIVESERCVTDDKLVTAASTSDLPAFLYALSTALGLSVVF; encoded by the exons atggGATCAATGGCTCAGAAATCGGTTTTGATGTTATGCGGAGAGTTCATGGAAGCCTACGAGACTATAGTACCTCTCTACGTCCTCCAAGCGTTTGGTGTTAGCGTCCACTGCGTTTCTCCTGGTCGCAAAACTGGCGACAAGTGCGTCATGGCCGCTCACGATCTCCTTGGCCTCGAG ATATACACCGAACTGGTGGTTGACCATCTAACACTAAACGCTAACTTCGATGGCGTCATCCCCGACCAATACGACGCCATCATCATTCCCGGTGGACGTTTCACGGAACTTTTGAGCGCCGACGAGAAATGCGTGAGTCTTGTTGCTAGATTCGCCGAACTCAAGAAGCTCATCTTCACGAGCTGCCACAGCCAGCTGTTTCTTGCGGCGGCAGGTCTGCTCACCGGTGGAATGAAGTGCACGGCGTTCGAAAGCATGAAACCGTTTATCGAGCTCTCCGGCGGCGCATGGTGGCAACAGCCTGGAGTCCAGACCCTTTTCGAAATCACTGATTGTGTCAAGGACGGCAGTTTCATGTCCACTATGGGGTGGCCAACGCTTGGCCATAGTCTCAAAGTTTTGTTAGAATCACTTGGCTCCAAGATTTCTAGCTCTAAAGAGAATCATCAGacttctttgcttttcttgATTGGG GATTGTGTTGAAGATTATAGTATCAACGTACCATTTAAAGCGTTTCAAGCTTTGGGATGTAAAGTGGATGCAGTGACGCCAACCAAGAAGAGAGGTGAGAAATGCGCTACAATCGTACACGACCTTGAAGACGGACGGCAACTTCCTACTGAGAAGTTTGGTCACAACTTCTATGTGACCGTTGCGTGGGATGATGTCTCTGTGGATGATTACGACTGCATTGTGGTTCCCGGAGGAAGATCTCCGGAGCTCTTGGTGATGAACCCCAAGGCCGTCGAATTGGTCAGAAAGTTTGTTGAGAAAGGCAAGTTTGTTGCTGCCATTGGAATGGGAAATTGGCTACTTGCCGCCACAGGCGCCCTTAAG aagaagagatgtgCAAGTAGTTATGGGACAAAGGTGGCTGTGAAGGTTGCTGGTGGTGAGATCGTGGAATCTGAACGGTGCGTGACCGACGACAAGCTGGTCACAGCCGCATCAACTTCCGATCTTCCTGCCTTTTTGTATGCATTGTCGACTGCACTTGGTCTCTCTGTTGTATTCTAA
- the HAG1 gene encoding histone acetyltransferase of the GNAT family 1 (histone acetyltransferase of the GNAT family 1 (HAG1); FUNCTIONS IN: histone acetyltransferase activity, DNA binding, H3 histone acetyltransferase activity; INVOLVED IN: flower development, histone acetylation, response to light stimulus, positive regulation of transcription, root morphogenesis; LOCATED IN: histone acetyltransferase complex, nucleus; EXPRESSED IN: 9 plant structures; EXPRESSED DURING: 4 anthesis, petal differentiation and expansion stage, E expanded cotyledon stage; CONTAINS InterPro DOMAIN/s: GCN5-related N-acetyltransferase, C-terminal (InterPro:IPR022610), GCN5-related N-acetyltransferase (InterPro:IPR000182), Bromodomain, conserved site (InterPro:IPR018359), Acyl-CoA N-acyltransferase (InterPro:IPR016181), Bromodomain (InterPro:IPR001487); BEST Arabidopsis thaliana protein match is: nuclear protein X1 (TAIR:AT5G63320.1); Has 13698 Blast hits to 5805 proteins in 367 species: Archae - 4; Bacteria - 1437; Metazoa - 4852; Fungi - 1484; Plants - 516; Viruses - 1; Other Eukaryotes - 5404 (source: NCBI BLink).): MDSHSSHLNAANRSRSSQTPSPSHSASASVTSSLHKRKLAATTAANAAASEDHAPPSSSFPPSSFSADTRDGALTSNDELESISARGADTDSDPDESEDIVVDDDEDEFAPEQDQDSSIRTFTAARLDSSSGVNGSSRNTKLKTESSTVKLESSDGGKDGGSSVVGTGVSGTVGGSSISGLVPKDESVKVLAENFQTSGAYIAREEALKREEQAGRLKFVCYSNDSIDEHMMCLIGLKNIFARQLPNMPKEYIVRLLMDRKHKSVMVLRGNLVVGGITYRPYHSQKFGEIAFCAITADEQVKGYGTRLMNHLKQHARDVDGLTHFLTYADNNAVGYFVKQGFTKEIYLEKDVWHGFIKDYDGGLLMECKIDPKLPYTDLSSMIRQQRKAIDERIRELSNCQNVYPKIEFLKNEAGIPRKIIKVEEIRGLREAGWTPDQWGHTRFKLFNGSADMVTNQKQLNALMRALLKTMQDHADAWPFKEPVDSRDVPDYYDIIKDPIDLKVIAKRVESEQYYVTLDMFVADARRMFNNCRTYNSPDTIYYKCATRLETHFHSKVQAGLQSGAKSQ; the protein is encoded by the exons ATGGACTCTCACTCTTCCCACCTCAACGCCGCCAATCGTTCCCGCAGTTCTCAgactccttctccttctcattCCGCCTCCGCCTCCGTCACTTCTTCTCTCCACAAACGCAAACTCGCCGCCACCACGGCAGCGAATGCAGCCGCTTCTGAAGATCACGCccctccttcttcctctttccctCCTTCCTCCTTCTCTGCCGATACTCGCGACGGCGCTTTAACCTCCAACGATGAACTCGAGAGCATCTCCGCTCGCGGCGCCGATACAGATTCAGATCCTGATGAATCAGAGGATATAGTCGTGGATGATGACGAGGACGAATTTGCTCCTGAACAGGACCAGGACTCTTCTATCCGCACATTCACCGCCGCTCGACTCGATTCCAGCTCTGGAGTCAACGGTTCGAGTCGCAACACTAAACTTAAGACGGAAAGCTCCACGGTGAAGCTTGAGAGCTCTGATGGTGGAAAAGATGGTGGATCATCTGTGGTTGGGACTGGTGTGAGTGGCACTGTTGGAGGAAGCTCAATCTCAGGGCTCGTGCCAAAGGATGAGTCTGTTAAGGTATTGGCTGAGAATTTCCAGACTAGCGGAGCTTACATTGCCAGAGAAGAGGCTTTGAAAAGAGAG GAGCAAGCAGGACGActcaaatttgtttgttactcAAATGATTCCATTGATGAGCATATGATGTG CTTGATTGGGTTGAAGAACATTTTTGCAAGACAGTTACCTAATATGCCCAAGGAGTACATTGTTCGTCTTCTGATGGATAG GAAACATAAGTCTGTTATGGTACTAAGAGGGAATCTAGTTGTAGGTGGTATCACGTATCGTCCATATCACAG TCAGAAGTTTGGGGAAATAGCATTTTGTGCAATCACAGCAGATGAACAAGTAAAAGGTTACGGTACCAGATTGATGAACCACTTGAAACAACATGCACGTGATGTTGATGGATTGACGCATTTTCTTACTTATGCTGACAACAATGCTGTTGGTTACTTCGTCAAGCAG GGTTTTACTAAAGAGATTTACTTGGAGAAAGATGTATGGCATGG GTTCATTAAAGACTATGATGGTGGTCTCCTTATGGAATGCAAAATTGATCCAAAGCTGCCATATACGGATTTGTCAAGCATGATACGCCAGCAAAGAAAG GCAATTGATGAAAGGATAAGAGAGTTATCAAACTGTCAGAATGTGTATCCAAAAATTGAGTTTCTAAAG AATGAAGCTGGAATTCCTAGAAAGATTATCAAAGTTGAGGAAATACGTGGCTTAA GGGAAGCTGGTTGGACCCCAGATCAGTGGGGGCACACTCGTTTCAAATTATTCAATGGTTCTGCTGATATGGTGACAAATCAAAAACAGTTGAATGCACTCATGCGTGCGCTTTTAAAG ACAATGCAAGACCATGCTGATGCTTGGCCTTTCAAAGAACCAGTGGATTCTCGCGATGTCCCTGATTACTATGACATCATTAAGGATCCCATTG ATCTGAAGGTAATTGCAAAGAGGGTAGAGTCGGAACAGTATTACGTGACATTGGATATGTTTGTTGCGGATGCGAGACGGATGTTTAACAATTGTAGAACTTACAACTCCCCCGATACCATTTATTACAAATGTGCAACCAG GTTGGAAACACACTTCCATAGCAAAGTACAAGCAGGTCTCCAATCTGGTGCTAAATCTcaatag